In Mercenaria mercenaria strain notata chromosome 13, MADL_Memer_1, whole genome shotgun sequence, a single window of DNA contains:
- the LOC128547741 gene encoding uncharacterized protein LOC128547741, translated as MSEDSKSKNARDKRKRNEMSSVSKSDTSMSATPIKSDKKKQKHEKQNEDSNDNTMKSIQTELRQINKKLENVMTKNDETLKTLIKETIQTMKEELLASTEKKVEILEGKLFEKEKEIDKMKTEYDKMKEDISRLSKDMSDQNANIDRYKYEMRDNALKTDEYLNDCEQYSRVNNIRIFGIPEETFPKIQVRNEKKKLDENIDTKPAEKDMSENSESAEKKSVESNHDTYAMKVSNTEEENEKQVSENDEQTTEIVRKKLNEYVPGLNLKREDFVISHRIGAKGDKPRPIIAQLKSRLDKNKVMGNRKLFPKSISIMDE; from the coding sequence ATGTCTGAAGATAGTAAAAGCAAAAATGCACGGGATAAGCGAAAACGAAATGAAATGAGTAGTGTAAGCAAAAGTGACACCAGCATGAGTGCAACACCAATTAAAAGtgacaagaaaaaacaaaaacatgaaaaacaaaacgaAGATTCAAATGATAATACAATGAAAAGTATTCAAACAGAACTAAGGCAAATCAACAAAAAGCTAGAAAATGTTATGACTAAAAATGACGAAACTCTCAAAACGCTGATCAAAGAAACAATACAAACTATGAAAGAAGAACTACTAGCCTCAACAGAGAAGAAAGTGGAAATACTTGAAGGTAAACTGTTTGAGAAAGAAAAGGAAATTGACAAAATGAAGACAGAATATGATAAAATGAAGGAAGATATAAGCAGGTTGAGCAAGGACATGTCTGATCAAAATGCAAATATAGATAGATATAAATATGAAATGAGAGATAATGCTTTGAAAACTGATGAATACCTTAATGACTGTGAACAATATAGTAGAGTAAACAATATTCGAATTTTTGGTATTCCAGAAGAAACATTTCCTAAAATACAAGTTAGAAATGAGAAAAAGAAACTTGATGAAAACATTGACACTAAACCAGCAGAAAAAGACATGAGTGAAAACAGCGAGAGTGCAGAGAAGAAAAGTGTGGAATCAAACCACGATACATACGCCATGAAAGTAAGTAACACCGAGGAGGAAAACGAAAAGCAAGTATCAGAAAACGATGAACAGACGACAGAGATAGTAAGGAAGAAACTGAATGAATATGTACCGGGTTTAAACCTCAAACGTGAAGATTTTGTCATCAGTCATAGAATTGGGGCAAAAGGTGATAAACCAAGGCCGATTATTGCTCAGTTGAAATCTAGACTAGATAAAAACAAAGTAATGGGAAACAGAAAGTTATTTCCAAAATCAATATCCATAATGGATGAATAA